The DNA window TCATGTTCTACACCGACGGGCTGATCGAGGCGGCCGTGGGCGACCGCGACGAGCTGCTGGGCGTGGACGGCCTGGTCGGCCTCGTCCGCGAGCACGGCGCGGTCGACCTCGACCGGCTGATCCGGCACGCGGGCACGCTGAGCGACGACCTCGCCGTCGTCGTGGTGAGCAGGAGGACGGCGTGAGCAGGAGGACCCCGTGATCATCCATCCCCTGCCGCCCCCGAGGGAGCCGACCGGGCTCGGCCGGCTGCCGCTCGCCCGCTGGTTCCTGTTCATCGGCGCGGTGGCGGGCACGGCCTTCGCCGCCGGCGCCGTGACCACGATGATGATGATCGCCGACACCCAGGCCCTGTCCCCCCGCCCCGAGGTGGACGCGCAGGTCGCGCGGCTCAACGGGGCGCTGACCGTGCTGTTCGCGGTGCTGCTGGCCTGCGGCGTGGGGCTCGCGTTCATCGTGCGCTACGCCGTGCTGAAGCCCATCCGCCAGCTCACCGAGCAGGTGCGCACGGTGGCGGCCGGCGACTTCGACCACGCCCTGCACGTCGACCGTCCGGCCGAGCTGGCGGAGCTGTCCAGCCACGTCGACGCCATGCGCGACCGCATCGTGTCGGCCTGGCGGACGGCCAGCGACCAGGCCGAGGAGCTGCGCCGCTCCAACGGCGAGCTGGAGCAGTTCGCGTACGTGGCCAGCCACGACCTCCAGGAGCCGCTGCGCAAGGTCGCGAGCTTCACGCAGATGCTGGAGCAGCGCTACGGCCCGCAGCTCGACGACCGGGCCCGCCAGTACATCCACTACGCGGTGGACGGCGCCAAGCGCATGCAGCTCCTGATCAACGACCTGCTGGACTTCTCCAGGGTCGGCCGGGTCACCGGCGCGCGCACCACGGTCGACTCCGGCGCGGCCCTCGACCAGGCGCTGGACAACCTCTCGGCGACGATCGAGGACACCGGGGCCACGGTGACGAGGGGCGAGCTGCCCGCGATCCACGGCAACCGGGTGCAGCTCACCCAGCTCTTCCAGAACCTCGTCGAGAACGCGGTGAAGTTCCGCTCGGAGGAGCCCCCGCGCGTGCACGTCGAGGCCCGGCGGGAGGGCGAGATGTGGGAGTTCAGCTGCGCCGACAACGGCATCGGCGTCGAGCCCAAGTACGCCGACCGCATCTTCCTGATCTTCCAGCGCCTGCACGCCCGCGACGTCTATCCGGGCACCGGCATCGGGCTGGCGCTGTGCCGCAAGATCGTCGAGTTTCACGGCGGGCAGCTCTGGCTGGACGACACCGGCGAGGGCCGGGGCGCGACGTTCCGCTGGACGCTGCCGCCGGCGGGAGGCGCCGATGAGTGAGGGACGGCCGATCGAGGTGCTGCTGGTCGAGGACGACCAGGGCGACATCCTGCTCACCCGCGAGGCGTTCGACCTCAACAAGGTGCGCAACCGGCTGCACGTGGTCAACGACGGCGAGCAGGCGGTGGCGTTCCTGCGCCGGGAGGGGAGCTACGCGGGCGTGCCGTGCCCCGACCTGATCCTGCTCGACCTCAACCTGCCGCGGATGAGCGGGCTGGAGGTGCTGAGCGAGATCAAGGCGGACCCGGCGCTGGCCACGATCCCGGTGGTGGTCCTGACGACGTCGGAGGCGGAGGAGGACATCCTGCACAGCTACCGGCTGCACGCCAACGCGTACGTCACCAAGCCTGTCGATTTTGAGCAGTTCATCCGGGTTGTGCGCCAAATAGACGATTTTTTCGTGACCGTGGTTAAGTTGCCGGCCCATGGGTAGCGCCCCTGACGGGCTACGTGACAGGAATCACAGCCGGTCATCGAAAAAGTGAGTGACCCCGCTCACAAATCGAGATGCGACCGTCGTAACGTATCCCCCACCAATGCGCGCCTGGAGCGGCGAGCACCGCCGGCACGCGCGCCCAGTGAAACGAACCTCGGACCCCCTGCGCGACGGGTCCGTGGGAGGTGGAGAGGTCCGCGATGACCCAGACGACGCCCGAAGCACCGGTCAGAAGGCAGCGTGCGCAAGTCAAGGTGCGCACCCTGCGCACCGACAGATGGTGGCTGGCCCCACTGGTCACATTCCTCGGGCTCAGCTCGTTCCTTGTCTACGGTGTATGGGCGATCATCGACAACAGCTACTTCGTCGATCCGTACATCGCACCGTTCGCCTCACCCTGCCTGGCGTCCTCCTGTCCCGAGGGCGCGCGGTTGTTCGGGTGGGCGCCGTTCGGTGACTGGTACACCCTGCCGCCCGGCCTGCTCATCCTCGGGCTGCCCGGCGGGTTCCGGCTCACCTGCTACTACTACCGCAAGTCGTACTACCGCTCGTTCTGGTTGTCGCCGCCCGCGTGCGCGGTGCAGGAGCCGCACGGCAAGTACACCGGTGAGCGCCGCTTCCCGCTGATCCTGCAGAACATCCACCGCTACTTCTTCTACGCGGCCATCCTGATCGGCCTCGTCCTGGCCTACGACGCCGTCCTGGCGCTCGTCCACAAGCCCCTCGGCCTCGGCACCTGGATCCTGGTCATCAACGCCGTCCTCATCAACATGTACACGCTGTCGTGCCACTCGTGCCGGCACATCACCGCGGGCAGGCTCAACCACTTCTCCCGCCATCCGCTGCGCTACCGGGCCTGGACGTTCATCTCCAAGCTCAACGCCAAGCACCAGCAGCTCGCCTGGGCCTCGATGTTCTCGGTCATGATCGCCGACTTCTACGTCCGCATGGTCGCCAAGGGCATCATCGCCTTCCCGTTCGCCTAAAAGGATCAACCAGTGGAAATCGAACGTCACGAATACGACGTCGTCGTCATCGGCGCGGGCGGAGCCGGCCTGCGCGCCGCGATCGAGGCCCGGCAGCAGGGCAAGAGGACGGCGATCGTCTGCAAGTCGCTGTTCGGCAAGGCGCACACCGTCATGGCCGAGGGTGGCGCCGCCGCCGCGATGGGCAACGTCAACCCCGACGACAACTGGATGGTGCACTTCCGCGACACCATGCGCGGCGGCAAGTTCCTCAACAACTGGCGCATGGCCGAGCTGCACGCCAAGGAGGCGCCCGACCGGGTCTGGGAGCTGGAGGCCTGGGGCGCGCTGTTCGACCGCACCAAGGACGGCAAGATCAGCCAGCGGAACTTCGGCGGTCACGAGTACCCGCGGCTCGCACACGTGGGCGACCGTACCGGCCTGGAGCTGATCCGCACCCTCCAGCAGCGCGTGGTCGCGCTGCAGCAGGAGGACTACGAGAACCACGGCGACTACGAGGCCTACATCAAGGTCTTCGCCGAGTGCACGGTCACCCGGCTGCTCAAGGACGGCGAGCGCATCTCCGGCGCGTTCGGCTACTGGCGCGAGACCGGCAACCTCGTCCTCTTCGACACCCCGGCCGTGGTCCTCGCCACCGGCGGCATCGGCAAGTCGTACGTCGTCACCTCCAACTCCTGGGAGTACACCGGCGACGGGCACGCCCTGGCCCTGCTGGCCGGCGCGAAGCTCATCAACATGGAGTTCATCCAGTTCCACCCCACGGGGATGGTCTGGCCGCCGTCCGTGCGCGGCATCCTCGTCACCGAGTCCGTCCGCGGCGACGGCGGGGTGCTGCGCAACTCCGAGGGCAAGCGCTTCATGTTCGACTACATCCCCGACGTCTTCAAGGACAAGTACGCGACCACCGAGGAGGAGGGCGACCGCTGGTACACCGACCAGGCCAACAACCGGCGCCCGCCCGAGCTGCTGCCCCGTGACGAGGTGGCCCGCGCGATCAACGCCGAGGTCAAGGCCGGTCGCGGATCACCGCAGGGCGGCGTGTTCCTCGACGTGTCCACCCGGCTGCCCGCCGAGGAGATCAAGAAGCGGCTGCCGTCGATGCACCACCAGTTCAAGGAGCTGGCCGACGTCGACATCACCGCCGAGCCCATGCAGGTGGGCCCGACCTGCCACTACATCATGGGCGGCGTCGAGGTGGACGCCGACACCGGCGCGGCCGACGTCCCCGGTCTGTTCGCGGCCGGCGAGGTGTCCGGCGGCATGCACGGCTCCAACCGGCTGGGCGGCAACTCGCTGTCCGACCTGCTGGTGTTCGGGCGCCGGGCGGGCGCGGGCGCGGCCGCGTACGTGGACGGGCTCCCCGCCCGGCCCAAGGTCAGCCCCGAGTCCGTCGAGTCGGCCCGCGAGGAGGCGCTCGCCCCGCTCGGCCGCAGCGGCGAGAACCCGTACGAGGTGCACCACGAGCTGCAGCGGACCATGAACGACCTGGTCGGCATCATCCGCAAGGCCGAGGAGGTCGCCGAGGCGCTGCAGACCGTGGAGAAGCTCAAGGAGCGCGTGCGCATGGTCGGGGCGGGCGGGTCCCGCATCTACAACCCCGGCTGGCACCTCGCGCTCGACCTGCGCAACATGGTGCTGGTGTCGGAGTGCGTGGCGAGGGCCGCGCTGCTGCGCGAGGAGAGCCGCGGCGGGCACACCCGCGACGACTTCCCCGGCATGAACCCGGAGTGGCGGCGCAAGCTGCTCGTCTGCTCCAGCGAGGACGGCTCCTCGGTGCAGGTGGTCGAGAAGGAACAGCCCCCCATGCGGGACGACCTGATCACCCTGTTCGACCGGGACGAGCTGCAGAAGTATCTCACCGACGAAGAGATGGCCGAGTTCGACGGGATAGCGAAGAAGTCATGAGCTACAAGGCAAAGTTCAAGGTCTGGCGCGGTGAGGGCGGCGAAGGCAAACTCGAGGACTTCACCGTCGAGGTCAACGAGGGCGAGGTCGTCCTCGACATCATCCACCGGCTCCAGGCGACGCAGGCGCCCGACCTGGCCGTACGGTGGAACTGCAAGGCCGGCAAGTGCGGCTCGTGCAGCATGGAGATCAACGGCAAGCCACGGCTGGGCTGCATGACCCGGATGTCCACCTTCTCGGAGGACGAGACCATCACGGTCACGCCGATGCGGACGTTCCCGGTCATCAAGGACCTCGTGACCGACGTGTCCTTCAACTACCAGAAGGCCAGGGAGGTCCCCTCCTTCACGCCGCCCGCCGACGTGCGGCCCGGCGAGTACCGCATGAAGCAGGTCGACGTCGAGCGGTCCCAGGAGTTCCGCAAGTGCATCGAGTGCTTCATGTGCAACAACGTCTGCCACGTGATCCGCGACCATGAGGAGAACAAGGCCAACTTCTCCGGGCCGCGCTTCCTCATGCGGATCGCCGAGCTGGACATGCACCCGTACGACGTGGCCGACCGGCAGGAGGCGGCGCAGTCCGAGCACGGGCTCGGCTACTGCAACATCACCAAGTGCTGCACCGAGGTCTGCCCCGAGCACATCAAGATCACCGACAACGCGCTCATCCCGATGAAGGAGCGCGTCGTGGACCGCAAGTACGACCCGCTGGTGTGGCTGGGCAACAAGATCTTCCGTCGCGCCAAGTCGTGACCCGCGCATGAGGAAGGGGGCCGGTACGGACACCGGCCCCCTTCCTTCATGTTCGCGCTCAGTCCTTGGCGTGGCGGCGGAAGCGCCTGCGCTTCTCCTCCGGCAGCTCCCTGGTCGGCTCAGGCTGGACCATCGTCGCCTCCCCGTCGGCCGGCACGTACGGCGGCGGATCGTACTGTCCCTGCTCCTCCTGAGGCCGGTCGTACGGCTGCGCGGGCTGGAACAGCGACCCGGCGGGCGCCTGCTGCCACGGCTCGGAGTCGCCGGGCTCGGCCGCCGCGGCCGGGCCGAGCGGGTGCTCGTGCCCGTCGTCCACCGGCGCGCCCCCGCCCGGCGGGATGTCCGCCGGCGGAGCGGGCGGGACCAGCGGCTCGAACGGGTCGCGGTAGTCCTTCTCCTGAGCCTCCTGGACGGGCTCGTGGCTGTAGTCGTCGGGGTGCAGCACCACGGGCGGTGGCTCGGGCGGCGCCGCGGGCGGCTCCTGCTCGTAGCCCTGCGGCGGGTACGGATGGCCGGGATCCTGGTACATCGGGGCGTACTGCACCGGGCCGCTCGCGTACGTCTGCACCGGCACGAAACTGATGATCGGCGCGTACGCCGTGCCGCCCGGATAGCCGGGAGCGGCGAAGCCCGCGCTCGCGTACCCGGGGCCGGCCGGATAACCGGGGCCACCCGGCGGGGGCGGATAGCCGGGAGCGCCCGCCGGCGGGTAGCCCGCAGCCGGGCCCGCCTTGCGCACGGCGGCCGCGTGGGCCATCCGCCGCAGCCTTCCCTCGAAGATCAGCACCGCGAACAGCGCGAGCAGCACCAGCACCAGCGCAGGGATGCTGAGCTTCTGCGTCAGCGTCTTCTCGTCGAACTCCGGCGCCGCGGCCCGCAACTCCAGCGGCACCTCCTCGGAGGAGGCGACCTGCGTCTCGCTCGGCACGGTCGTCGGCGTGTCCTGGGCGACGGAGGGAACCAGGACATCCGGCTCCTCCGACGTGGGGGACGCGGTGGGCAGCACCGGGGGCTCTTCGGCCTGGGTGGTCGGCGGCGCGACGTTCTGGGTGGGCGGCTCCGGCGCCTGCGTGGTCGCGGGGGCCGTGGTGGGCCTCTTGGTGGGGGCGGTGGTCTTCTTCGTCGGGGTCGCCGTCACCGTCCTGGTGATCGTCGTCTCCGGCACGTCGGTCGGCTCGGGCGTGCCTAACGTGGTGGTCACCGTGACCGTGGTCTGGGGGTCGTTCTGGCACGTGGTGTCGCCGGCGTCGCAGGGCTCGACCGGGTCGAGCGCCACGGAGGCGCTGGCGCTCTGCACGATGAACGGCGTCGCGCCGACGCCGGCCAGGCCGAGCGCCAGGACGATGGCGGAGACGGCTGTCGCTCGCGTGCGTGCCACCAGTGCCCTCCGCGTAGTCCCGGAACCATGGTCAAGGGAATACTAGTCGGGTCAAAGTAACAGTAAAGCCCGTTTTACCGCACCATCTTACGTTTGCTGCGCTTTTGTACCGTGACAATTCCCCAGAGCCCTGCAAGAAGCGTAGCAACAGCGGCCGCGGCGAGCACGTGGCCGAGGCTTCCCTTCAACGGATTGACCACAGCGGCCACCGGCCGCGGCTTCTCGTGCGCCATCCGCAACTCGACCGGCAGAGGCACCCCGAACCCGCCCTCACCACCCGGCGGCACACCCGGCCCACCCGGGAGCACCCCACCCGCCAAGGACGAACCCGCCAGCGACCCACCCCCGGCCGCCCCGCCGCCGGACGCCCCACCGCCGGACGCCCCGCCGCCGGACGCCCCACCGCCGGACGCCCCACCGACCCCGGACCCACCGTCCGCAGGGGACCCACCGACCCCCGACCCACCATCCGCGGGGAACCCGCCGACCCCGGCCGACGGCACAACCGGCCCAGCCCCCAGCAACCCACCGACCCCAGCCGGCGGAACCGCCAGAGCCCCAGCCTCCCCCGCCACCTCCGGCGACCGAACCCCGGAAAGCCCCTGCCCCACAGCCCCGACCCCCTGGGGCACCTGAGAACCAGCCAACCCCGGCACCTGAGGCACGGCCGACACTCTTCGACCCACGTGCGCGGGAGACGCGGCTTGGGCTCTTGGAGCCGTGTGCGTCTGTGGCGCGACCCGGGCCTGTGGCGCGGTCGCCGCGGGCGGAACGTCCTGCGCGGACGGGGCAGTGCGGGCTTGCGGCCCGGCCTGCTCCCTGTGACCCCGCCGCTCCCCGTGCCCCACTCGCCTAGCCTGCCTGGCACGCCTGATCTGCCCCGCCTGCCCTCTCTGCTCGGGCGCACGGGCGAAGGGCCCCTGGGGAAGGACTTGCGGCGCCGAGGGCTGCCCCCCACCGGTCACCTGCCCCTGCCCCTGCGCTTGCCCCTGGCCCTGTCCTTGCCCCGGCGCCTGCGCCTGTCCCACTCCCTGGGGTGCGACAAGCACATCCTCGGAGCCCTGCAGCCACCCGGCTCCCGCCCGGTCCTGGTGCGCCACACTCGGCTGGGCGGGCTGGGCGTTGCCTGTGGCGGTGTCGGTGTACGGGGGCGGGGCCTGGTCGAGGACCGGCACGGGGCAGCGGTGCGCCGGGAAGCAGTGGTGGGTGGTAGGGGCGCCGCCCACGCGATCCGGCTCCACAGGGGCCGGCAGAGGCTGGCGGCCCCCGTTCACCGCGGCCGGCGCGGCGGACTCGACCGCCGCCCCAGCAAGCACCGGACCGCCGCTCACGACGGGCGTGGTGACGGTCTCCTCCACCGTCTCCGCCGCGCCGTCCGCCTCGTGACGCACCTTGGCGACGGCGGCCAGCACCACCTCACCGGTCCCCTCCGGAGCGGTCACCGTCACGTCGACGGAACGCGCCCCCGCCTCGCTCCCGAGCCGGCACATCCGCGCCCCGGACACCGTGGCCGCGTCACCCCGTTCGGTGACCCCCGCCAGGGTCAGCGCGCGGTCGGCGAGCCGCGCCGCCACGCCCGGCTGCACGGCGAGCGCCTTACGCTCCGTAACCGGCGTCTGGAAGCCCGGGGCCGGAGCGGCAGGGCTCGGACGTTCGCAGGTCACCGCCGACAGCGCCGCCGCCGGGGCGGCCGCCACGACGACCCGCCCGCCGCCGGCGGACATCCCGTTGACGCGGACCCGGAACCGCTGCATGTCCCCCGTACGGAGCCACTTGCCCACGCCGTCCTCGGCCGGTTCGACCCGCTCCAGCACCAGCGACACCCCGCTCGCCGCCACCGGCACGGCGGGCACGGCGGCCAGGATCACCACCCCGGCCAGCATCCAGCCACGACGCATCGCCAAACTCCCCCGCTGTGACACAAACCCGTAATCACGCCTAGTAACCATTGTGTCACAGAGCGGGAGGACTCAATCAGCCAGGAGGATGCTCTCCACGGTCTTCATGACGGGCAGGTCCGCCCCGAGCCAGTCGACGTCGTAGTACTCGTCCGGCGCCAGCCACCGCAACGCCATGTGCTCCCGCGCCTCGGGGGTGCCCGAGGCGAGGGCGGCCAGCCAGACGCGCATCACGTACCCCGGGGAGAGCGGCCAGTCGCCGCCGACGCGTTCGCCGACCGCGATCTCGACGCCCAGTTCCTCGCGGCACTCCCGGACCAGCGCCTCCTCCTCGCCCTCGCCGGGGTCCACCTTCCCGCCGGGGAACTCCCATCCGCCGGCGAGCGCCGGCGGCTCGGCCCGCTGCGCGGCCAGGACCCGGCCGTCCGGGTCGACGATCACGGCGGCCACGACCACGATCACGCTCATGCGTCGAGTTTCCTCACAGGGCAGGATTCTGCAGCTTCTGGAGCTGGTCGAGAACAGCCGGGTTCTGCAGCGGACGGGTGAAGCCGATGCGGTTGCCGCGGGCGGAGTAGCTGGTCACCTTGATGGGACCGCACAGCGTGCACCGGGCCTCCAGCATCTTTCCCTTGGAGACGACCAGCCCGACGTGTCCCGGGTTGTTCGCCGAGGTGCCCGGCCCGGCGTTGAAGAAGACCAGGTCGCCGGGCTGCTCCTGACCTTCTAACACGCGCACGCCGAACGGCCACTGCCCGAACGTCGTACGCGGGATCTGCAGCCCCGCCGACCGGTACGCCGCGTAGATCACCCCCGAGCAGTCGAAGGCGTCCGGCCCCGTGCCGCCCCACAGGTACGGCTTGCCGCGCTGCGCCAGCGCGTACGCCAGGATCTTGGCGACCACGGTCGTCGGCGCGGCCTCGATCAGCGGCTCGTCGCACTCCTCCTCCGCCTGCGGCGGCACCTTCACGTCGCCGGACTTGGCGTACTTCCTGGCGATCTCCTCGACCTGGTCGACGTACCACCAGGCGCGGTTGTAGACGAACAGCGCCTGCCGCACGTTCTCCGGCGCGCCGTTGCGCTTCAGCATGCGGGCCGCGCCGAGGATCGCGTCGGCCGGGTTGTAGACGTCGCCGATGCCGTCGCCGTCGCCGTCGGAGGCGTACCCGGTGAACGGCGTCTCCACGGGCACCCTGGCCTTGCCGCCCCAGGTCGAGATGAGGAACTGCATCGGCCCGGCCGCGCCGGCCGAGTTGGTGCCGCTGCGCACGCCGGGCAGCGTGGAGCGGCCGTGGTCGGTCTCGCGCTTGCCCACGGCGGCCAGGATGTTCCACTGGACGCCGATCCTCTTGCCGTACTCCTTGTAGAGCTTCAGGTAGTCGTCGGGGATGTCCGAGGTGGCGGTGTCGGAGACCTCCTCCACCTGGGCGTCGTCGGTGCAGTCGAACGAGGTGCGGCCGTCGCTGATGAACGAGGGCATCGACATCAGCAGCATCGGCGAGACGATGACCAGCACCAGCAGGAGCGCCCCGGCCAGCCCGACCAGGAGGGCGAGGCGCGTGCGCGAGACGTTCACCCGGTGTCACCGTCCTGGCCCTCGTCGGCGGGCATGATGTCGAAGATCCGCCAGTCGCTGCCGGACTCGCTCACGGTCACCGCGTACTCCTCGGTGAGCAGTTTGTCGCCGCTCTTCGCCGTGACCTGGCGGTTGCCGGTCACGACGAAGATGATGGAGCCCTTGCCGACCTGTCTGATCTCCTTGAGCTTGGCCGTGGCCTGCGAGACGAGCTCGTCGGCGCGGTTCTGCTCGACGGCGCCCGCCGACGTGACCGTGCGGGTCAGCAGGGCGCCGAGCTCGGGCGTCGTGTACGCCTTCAGCCGGCCGG is part of the Nonomuraea coxensis DSM 45129 genome and encodes:
- a CDS encoding sensor histidine kinase encodes the protein MIIHPLPPPREPTGLGRLPLARWFLFIGAVAGTAFAAGAVTTMMMIADTQALSPRPEVDAQVARLNGALTVLFAVLLACGVGLAFIVRYAVLKPIRQLTEQVRTVAAGDFDHALHVDRPAELAELSSHVDAMRDRIVSAWRTASDQAEELRRSNGELEQFAYVASHDLQEPLRKVASFTQMLEQRYGPQLDDRARQYIHYAVDGAKRMQLLINDLLDFSRVGRVTGARTTVDSGAALDQALDNLSATIEDTGATVTRGELPAIHGNRVQLTQLFQNLVENAVKFRSEEPPRVHVEARREGEMWEFSCADNGIGVEPKYADRIFLIFQRLHARDVYPGTGIGLALCRKIVEFHGGQLWLDDTGEGRGATFRWTLPPAGGADE
- a CDS encoding response regulator — translated: MSEGRPIEVLLVEDDQGDILLTREAFDLNKVRNRLHVVNDGEQAVAFLRREGSYAGVPCPDLILLDLNLPRMSGLEVLSEIKADPALATIPVVVLTTSEAEEDILHSYRLHANAYVTKPVDFEQFIRVVRQIDDFFVTVVKLPAHG
- a CDS encoding fumarate reductase/succinate dehydrogenase flavoprotein subunit translates to MEIERHEYDVVVIGAGGAGLRAAIEARQQGKRTAIVCKSLFGKAHTVMAEGGAAAAMGNVNPDDNWMVHFRDTMRGGKFLNNWRMAELHAKEAPDRVWELEAWGALFDRTKDGKISQRNFGGHEYPRLAHVGDRTGLELIRTLQQRVVALQQEDYENHGDYEAYIKVFAECTVTRLLKDGERISGAFGYWRETGNLVLFDTPAVVLATGGIGKSYVVTSNSWEYTGDGHALALLAGAKLINMEFIQFHPTGMVWPPSVRGILVTESVRGDGGVLRNSEGKRFMFDYIPDVFKDKYATTEEEGDRWYTDQANNRRPPELLPRDEVARAINAEVKAGRGSPQGGVFLDVSTRLPAEEIKKRLPSMHHQFKELADVDITAEPMQVGPTCHYIMGGVEVDADTGAADVPGLFAAGEVSGGMHGSNRLGGNSLSDLLVFGRRAGAGAAAYVDGLPARPKVSPESVESAREEALAPLGRSGENPYEVHHELQRTMNDLVGIIRKAEEVAEALQTVEKLKERVRMVGAGGSRIYNPGWHLALDLRNMVLVSECVARAALLREESRGGHTRDDFPGMNPEWRRKLLVCSSEDGSSVQVVEKEQPPMRDDLITLFDRDELQKYLTDEEMAEFDGIAKKS
- a CDS encoding succinate dehydrogenase/fumarate reductase iron-sulfur subunit, coding for MSYKAKFKVWRGEGGEGKLEDFTVEVNEGEVVLDIIHRLQATQAPDLAVRWNCKAGKCGSCSMEINGKPRLGCMTRMSTFSEDETITVTPMRTFPVIKDLVTDVSFNYQKAREVPSFTPPADVRPGEYRMKQVDVERSQEFRKCIECFMCNNVCHVIRDHEENKANFSGPRFLMRIAELDMHPYDVADRQEAAQSEHGLGYCNITKCCTEVCPEHIKITDNALIPMKERVVDRKYDPLVWLGNKIFRRAKS
- a CDS encoding (deoxy)nucleoside triphosphate pyrophosphohydrolase, which produces MSVIVVVAAVIVDPDGRVLAAQRAEPPALAGGWEFPGGKVDPGEGEEEALVRECREELGVEIAVGERVGGDWPLSPGYVMRVWLAALASGTPEAREHMALRWLAPDEYYDVDWLGADLPVMKTVESILLAD
- a CDS encoding NlpC/P60 family protein, translating into MNVSRTRLALLVGLAGALLLVLVIVSPMLLMSMPSFISDGRTSFDCTDDAQVEEVSDTATSDIPDDYLKLYKEYGKRIGVQWNILAAVGKRETDHGRSTLPGVRSGTNSAGAAGPMQFLISTWGGKARVPVETPFTGYASDGDGDGIGDVYNPADAILGAARMLKRNGAPENVRQALFVYNRAWWYVDQVEEIARKYAKSGDVKVPPQAEEECDEPLIEAAPTTVVAKILAYALAQRGKPYLWGGTGPDAFDCSGVIYAAYRSAGLQIPRTTFGQWPFGVRVLEGQEQPGDLVFFNAGPGTSANNPGHVGLVVSKGKMLEARCTLCGPIKVTSYSARGNRIGFTRPLQNPAVLDQLQKLQNPAL